GAAGAGAGGCTGATTTGCTTCTTCTCGCAGCAGGACTGGATCTTCTTGAGCGCCAGCCGCTGCAGATTTTGGACTTGTGCACAGGGACGGGTCTTGCAGCGTTTGAAGCCGCAAAGCATTTCCCCAACGCCTTCGTCACAGGTGTGGACCAAAGTCCCGGTATGATCGAAGCGGCGAAAAGCAAAGTCAAAGAGAGCGATGTGTTGCGAATCTGCTTTGAACAGGGCAATGCAGTTGCGCTGGCCATCGAAAAAGAAACTTACGATCTGGTCGTTACGTC
This sequence is a window from Deltaproteobacteria bacterium. Protein-coding genes within it:
- a CDS encoding class I SAM-dependent methyltransferase produces the protein MGPLIRWVLHHPNVMKSRLFLKVMQVFPEKISRTYDAKIRNGREADLLLLAAGLDLLERQPLQILDLCTGTGLAAFEAAKHFPNAFVTGVDQSPGMIEAAKSKVKESDVLRICFEQGNAVALAIEKETYDLVVTSNAPVYLAEAVRVLKSEGYLLIVFSFGGKVFTDAERDVRNLLKIN